Genomic DNA from Deltaproteobacteria bacterium:
CACCGAGCGCGCGGCTCACGCAGCCACAGGATGAAGAAAGGAGCAAACACCAGGGGCGCCCGTACCGCACACCACACGTAATCGGACAGGGGGCGTTTCCAGAGAACCCCGAGACCGACCACGGCAAAGAGTGCGTAGGGAACACCCGCGATGACCATAGAACTGAAAAGGATGCCCACCAGCCAGCCTGGGCCTACCACGTTGAACGTCATTCAGGACGTACGCGATGCCTCCCAGCAGCAACGGCAGGACAACCGAGACTCGAGCATACCAGAGACTCGAATTGCTGGTCATTGCGGGGATCCGTCTAACGACCCGGCGCTGAGCGGCCCGCGCCCACCAGCGGCTGCATGAAGAACTCGGCGTTCATGCGCGGGTCCGCTCCAGCGCCTTGGGCCGCAACAACTTGGAACGAGGCGACGCTGGCGTCTTGCTTGTCTTTCCCCGAGGATCTTCTGCCCACGAGGTCGGCCCATGTTGAGTAGGAAGGGCGGAGAGAAGCGTCGCGAGCGGACGGGGGACCTGACGGTGCCACACGCGCGCAGGAACGATGAAGATCGAGCCAGCGCGCACGAAGACGTGAACGGGTTCATCGTCGGTCAGGAGGATCACCTCGATCTGGCCGTCGAGAACGTGGAGAAGCTCGTCGCCGTCCGGATGGAACTCCCACGGCCCTTGCGTTGCGAATCGCCCGACGGTGACAGCGCCTTTGTCGAAAGCCGCGAGCTCCGGGCAAGCGGCCCTGAACGTTTCGTATGTCGTACTCGCGGTGATCTTCGGCTTGCCGCGCAGCGCGGTGCGGATGTTCTGGGCCTGCATCATACGTTCAACCTTCCCCTTTGTCGGGTTCCTTTGCGGCCCAACGACAAGTCGGCCGCCAGCCTAACTCCTTTCACAGCGCTGGGGAAGCAATCTATCCGCTACGGAGGCCGGCGGATCGACTCGATACTGGAAGTGGCCGAGAAGACACCCGTTTCGGGGAATCCGTCACAGCCCGTTTCGCGGAGATAGGCTGCAGCGAATCGCGACCTAATCCCGCAAAGAACGAACCGGCGCCCACTAAGCGGTCGACGGGGCTCACGACGCCGCGGCCGCCGCGATTGAGGACGTGCGTGTAGACCATC
This window encodes:
- a CDS encoding cupin domain-containing protein, with amino-acid sequence MMQAQNIRTALRGKPKITASTTYETFRAACPELAAFDKGAVTVGRFATQGPWEFHPDGDELLHVLDGQIEVILLTDDEPVHVFVRAGSIFIVPARVWHRQVPRPLATLLSALPTQHGPTSWAEDPRGKTSKTPASPRSKLLRPKALERTRA